From Zea mays cultivar B73 chromosome 3, Zm-B73-REFERENCE-NAM-5.0, whole genome shotgun sequence:
CTGTAGCACCAGTAGTCTCCTGGTACTTTTCTGCCTGTGGGCAGGTACATGTATTTGCCTATCGATTGTAATAACTCTCAGATCACATTGATGATTAATACTTTTTGACATGTTTGTTAGTCTTTATAGTATAAGAAACCATGTTAAAGTTGAATTTTTTAGAGGACATTGATAACATGATTGCTATTACTGTTGAGTGTTGGCACCATATCATGATTAGAATGCCGCTTCAGAAAATGGTTTAAATCTTTAAGCTGACTTCCTCAGACATTTTACCTGTTAGTATTATTTATCATTACTTGATTGTTTATTATTATATCAATTTAAGTAATTTGTGATAGTAGTGAGTACTGTTTGGCTCATTTAACAGGCTGCATCACCACCAAGGAACTTGGCACTGTGATGCGCTCATTGGGGCAGAACCCTACTGAGGCTGAGCTTCAGGACATGATCAATGAGGTTGATGCTGATGGCAATGGAACCATCGACTTTCCTGAGTTTCTCAACCTGATGGCACGCAAGATGAAGGACACCGACTCTGAGGAGGAGCTCAAGGAGGCCTTCCGTGTGTTCGACAAGGACCAGAACGGCTTCATCTCCGCTGCTGAGCTTCGCCATGTCATGACCAACCTAGGCGAGAAGCTGACGGACGAGGAGGTGGACGAGATGATCCGTGAAGCCGACGTGGACGGTGATGGCCAGATCAACTACGACGAGTTCGTGAAGGTGATGATGGCCAAGTGAGATATGCCCGCCGTTTTTAAGCTAGTTCCTCTCCTGATGGTAGTAACTAGTCTAGTTTTGGAGACTGACTGCTTTTGGTTGTGTCTTACGCCTATCCTTGCGTCAATGGACATATCCGTTTGTTTTCAACCAAGGGATTTTACCATGTCTGTAATTTCGCTCAAATTTGGTTCttgttgtattacatttgtgttatCTTGGTACAATGATCATGTCTTTCTCTTTCAAATTTAGGTGTTCAGTTTCCTGGTAGAAATACGTGGTAGTGGTATGCAGGTATTGCTATATCTGGTTTTGATTGGTTTGTCGTTGTTTCTTGTGCTGTGATAAGTTCTTGTAGAGAAGTACTGTACGTGGTATGCAGATCAATTGATTGTTGGCCGTACGGCAGGACATAGGTGGAAGTATAATCTTAGGGCATGTTTAGTTACTTTAGTTCCAGAGGATTAAAGTTTAGTCTTTAATAGTAGTACTATGTTTGGTTTTAAGAACTACAAGTATTCAAACATATTAAATGACTCGTAAGAAGACCAAAATGTCTCTTATTATTTTCCCACCCTTAATGTAACTAAAATAAACGAGACTAGGAACTAAAAAATGTCTCTTGTTATTCTCCCATCCTTAATGTAACTAAAATAAAGAGACTAGGAACTAACAAAGTTTAGTTCATGTTTTAGTCTGTTTGCAAATCTAAGGACGGAATGAGACTAAAATAGAGGGATCActctttagggggtgtttgggagtgaagttttttcacagttttggaagaatactgcagtattctcaaatactgcagtattatatacagaatggtgtttggcaagctagctaaaatctctgttttcaaaactgaagtattgcaaatactatagttgttttaaggcaTTCTAAACTTAGCTCTGAATCTCAGTTTTTAAAACTGAGGTAttgtcatgactaaagtatactgtggttttcaaaaactttgttcccaaacagggccttaatCCCTGTAACTAAAGTTACAGGACTTTACCCTTGTTTTATTTTCTCTTTGAACAGTTTAATAGAGTCCTTTTACTCGATCAAAATATAGAAGTCGCAAGTCGGTCATGTGTATCAAATTAGGCAAGGCACCGCAATGCCGCAAGAAATAGCTTCTTGCTTCCCGAGCGCAGGTGCTGGAAGATTACGACTAGTATGTTTGTCAACGCTCAAAAGAGGCAAAATCTGGAAGAAGAATTATTCAACCGAGGAATTCGTCGATGGAACTTGTCTCTTGGACTGAATCTTCTCGTCTACCCATCCCTTTTTCCACAAAAAGAAACACCTTTTTCAAATGATAGAGATTCCCGCCCCTTTAGGGGCTGTTCGTTTTTTCTGGAACGGAGGCATGGAACAATTTCTAGCCGgtttgtttctctaatttatataaattttgatcAGTTGAAATGATTCCTGGTCCATTTCTAGACAAACGAACAAGACCTTAATGTTCGATTTAGAAGGAAAAAAAGGCGAGCCGAATATTCAAATTACGTAGGGAAGACGTTAAGGGAGGCGGCTTCTCTTAAAATAAATGAGAAAAGACGACAAAGCGAAGCCAACCATATATATGGTTCAACACTTAAGGCCTTGTTTAGGTACTCCCCAATCCACACGTGGCTTGTTTTTAGAGACAAAATCAAATCGAAGAATTTGCTCCAGAGAAAAGGCCTTCTGAACATGGTTGACAACCTTCAATATATTCTTTGTGGCTCCAATTGTAAAGAGACAACCTTTCATCTTCTATTCGAGTGCCTTTTCAGCTCAGATTGTTGGCAATATGTAGGCATCCAGTGGAACTTTGATCTTGACTTCTTCAACATGTTTAAGAACGCgaagaatatttttgacagacgtTTTTTCATAGAAATTGTTGCAGTGGTGGCCTAGTCTCTTTGGAAACAATACAATGATTGCATCTTCAGAAATGTTGTCCCCTCCTTCACTTCCTGGAGTACCTATTTCAACGACACATTGAAGCTACAGATGTTTAGATTTAGCCCTGCTCTTAAGCTTGATGTATCTCAATGGCTACACTCTAGATGACTGCTCCTCCCCCCACACCCCTTCCCCCACTCCCTCTCTAATTCTTTGTTGGTCTAACCGATTGTTTAAACATTTCTTTTAATAAAATTTATCTGTAGAGCCTTCCTCTACAGTATTTCTTTCAAAAAAAATTAGAAAGACTCTTGGAGATACTCTTCGTGTGTTGAGTTTAAAAACACTACTCTCTGAATTCTAAATTACAAGACATTCTAATTTTATTGGTATATAGTTTTTGCTATGTACTTAAATATACTCCCTCAGTCTCAAAATAATATTCTTTTTAGACTAAACATACATTCATTAGTAAATGTACGAATGTGATTTGTATCTGTGTCTATATTTATTTATCATTCGAATGAATGTGGTAAAAAGAGACATAGGAAGAACTATATTTTGGGATGGAGGTATTTAGATATATAGGGAAAATAATATATCTAAAAAAAATCAAAGCGTCCCCTAGTTTAAAACAGACGTATCTTTCAAAGGTAGCAATCTGGATCTACATTCGTtttcttttattgtttcaaaatgaATTTAGCTTTGTTTCCTAGGTAGGATACTAGTAGACTAGTTGTGTCCCATATCTCTAGTACTTTCTAAAATAAAGAATTACAAGAGCTACCCTACCTTAATTTTACTTTTCACGCATTTCAAGAAGCTTAGAGCATCTCCATTAGTTTCTAAAAAATACTTAGAAAATTAATGAGTTTTTTAAGTGATGAAAAAAACGTTGAGAGTATATTTGTTGCCTTCATCTAATTAATTTTAAAAATCTTGCTCTTAAAAGATAGAAGATAATTCTACATTAGGAATTCGAAACTATTTCTAAATTATCTCAACTActtttatattattttttctgTCTTATACATTTGCATGAGAAAGAGGGGCTGACTCAGGGGTATTTTAGATAGACATCCGACTACCCTGAAATTTGATCTAAAAACAAACTATTACTCAGTGTTTAGGTTTAAAGAAACAAATTTATTCAAGTTGTAACCTAATTTGATGGCTTAAATGCATTATGTGATATTTTTCTAATCATGTATCAAATGGATGGAAATTAGATATATATGTTACTGAGTTATACACGGTGTTAAATGTTATGACGCGCGTGTATACATATCCACACGAGTACACGACACGCGAGGGGTTTGATTATTTTTTGAACGTAATGGTAGAAGCTCTGCCTCTCAATTAAGAAGAAAGGAATTGACCCAGTTTTAAGGGAAACCGGGCCCAAAACCTATACATGACGTACAAACAAACCAGACAACAGCAACCCCACACAGCCACACACACAATGCCCATCGTGAGTCATCGTTGCCGAACTCAACACAAGTGACAAGTAGCTCTGACTCCCCAAGACAGGCAACACAAGGCCGAAGGAAACACGACGATGACTACGAACACCGGCAGAAGAGAAGGAAGACTGTGGCGCGCCGTCGTTGCCAAGCCACGAGATACTCCACTCGAGACAACTCTGATTCTTCACCAGCGAGACTTCCAAAACCTTAATCCACCGCCCTGCCTCCGCCAAATGCCTCATCTTCGAAGCAAACAAGCCCACGAAGAAGGGGGGTTCGCCCTACGTCATCGTTGCCAAGCCACATCCCGTGACGTAGCAACTTCGACTTCACGATGCAAGCCTCCACATCCACACGCAAACCGGGACCCGAAAGACGAAAGCAACCACCGAAAGCGACGACGTGGCCCAGACGAACTTCAGTAGCAACGCCTTCAGGAAGGGAGTGACGTCGGGGACGCCATCGTTGCCGGTCCGAGGTGGACCGGGCTTTCGCCCACGAAAGACAAAGCTCGGGAACACAACACCCTCAACAGGAGAAGCGGCGCCTAGGGGCGTCGTCATCGCTAAGGCTTTCGCCTAAGAAAACCCCCTAGCTAGCACAACGTCCGGCCAGGACCCCAGGACAAAGCACACCGCCACAACCGATGCCGCCCAACCAACCCACATAGACCCATCCAGAGGGCCAACGACGTGCCGGTTGCCACAACAGTCGCAACGCAGCGCGGACCGCCACCACCTCCGGCTGGCCCCACGGTCCCGGCCGATCAGCGGCAGCACCACGCGCCGCACCACCGCACCTCCCATCGGCCAACCCTGGCAGTAGTCGTTGCGACGCGCCAGATCCACTGACACGCGCACCACCGCAAATGCCGGCGGGGCCACTGCTGCCCACATGCCTACGCCACACACCACCATTGAGGAGCCAGATCCTCCGCTCCTCACCGCTGCACGACTGACGCCCACCCACAGTAGTAGACAAGGCCGTGAGGGAGGGGAGGGGTGGCAAATAAGAGAGCGTCGCGCCACAGCGCATGCACGAGCCCCAAACTACCATCGACGCAACCGCCACCGGCCGCCAGCGCCAGCTGTTGAGGGCAGATCCGGCCCACACGCCACAAACCCAACACCAGGAGGAGCACTCCCGCCAGCCAGCTCCAGACCCACCACGTCGTGTGTCCACCGCCGAAACGGCGCAGCCCCGCCACCACCAGCAGATGCCGCCAATCCATCACCTGGATGCACCTGCAGGACCAGATGTTGACCCGCCGAGCACAGCCCCCCGACGACGCCGGGGACAAGGAAGACGACGGCGTGGGGGACGACGCCCGCCCCAGCAACCCCGCGGCTGGAACTTGAACCGCCCGGCACAGAACCCGCTCAGATCTGAGCATCGGGAGACCAAACGAAGGAGAAATGCCGGAGAAACGCCCCGTCGCCGCCATCTTTGGAGGTCGCGCCGGCCTTCGGCAGTCTCCTCCGGCGACGGCGAGGGGGGAAATAGAGGAGGAGAGAGTGGCGGCGCTAGGGCTGGGGGGCCTCCCGTGTCGCCCAAACGGAGGATGACGCGGGGGCTGTTCCCTAGCTGAGGACCCCGGATTgattatcaaagtgcgaaaagATTACAAGTTGAGATATGAAGTTGTTGAAAAGCAGAGGTTTTTTTAATCTAgccaaaaataaaaataaaaatctaGGTTAGGAGTGGAGATTTTAAAACTCCTGCAGATgctgttagagcatctccaacaatgcctcaaactaaTGCCTCAAATCGAAATATAAGGCTCTACACAGGAAAAACCACTCCAACAGTGCCTCAATTCAAcaaattttgtcaaaaaactatagggcaccctttgaagtgcctcaaatatattacaccgtagtgggctgccctataatctagatttagggctttactgttggagcggtgtattttgttggtgccctaaattctataaaatttacttatttttaaattataaggcatttttataggtcacgttgttggagatgctcttaacgCGTCACCGagtttcttttttttctcccACAAACGTCCGAACTGATCCTCCGAAAATCCGATCCTCCCCTCCCTGGAGTTTATCTACCCTACTGCCCGTTTAGAGAACCCAAGAGCCAGATTAAAATGACAGATTATCGAAAAGTAGGCACGCATGCATCATTTGTGTGTGTATATACAATGAGCAAAGCTGCTTTCACGGGCCGCCAGTGCTATCAGAACTAGATTAGCTTCATGACACCTTTCTTCTGTTCGCACCCTTC
This genomic window contains:
- the LOC542533 gene encoding calmodulin 2 gives rise to the protein MADQLTDEQIAEFKEAFSLFDKDGDGCITTKELGTVMRSLGQNPTEAELQDMINEVDADGNGTIDFPEFLNLMARKMKDTDSEEELKEAFRVFDKDQNGFISAAELRHVMTNLGEKLTDEEVDEMIREADVDGDGQINYDEFVKVMMAK